The Weissella confusa DNA window GGACTTTATTTCGTTAACGGTAAGAAATTTAGCCAACACGGTTAATTTATCCACATTTTGACCCTTTTAGACACATTCGAAGCGAGGAGAAAAAATATGTCTAAAACTGTTACATTATTTGCCGCATCGGCAATGGCAACGCTGGGAGTAACTGCGAGTGTATACGCAGCGCCCGTCTCAACACTTGATTCAACGGCACAGGTGACGTTTATTCCAAACGATCAACCATCTGGACCGTTGGATCCAAACAACCAAGATCCGACCAATCCGGTTAAGCCAGTGGATCCTAATAATCCCAACAAGCCTGATAATCCTAATGCGGGACCTTTATCACTTGATTTTGCGTCATCATTTAATTTTGGTAAGAACAAAATTACGACAACTGATGAAACGTATTATGCAGAAGCCCAAAAATTTACGGACAGTCAAGGAAATACCACGACAGGTCCAAATTATGTGCAAGTTACTGATAATACCGGTGAGGATAAAGGTTGGGTGCTATCCGTAACGCAACAAGGTGATTTGACGGACAACAAGAATTCGCTTGATGGTGCAGTGATTACGTTGCATGATGCGAACGTAAAGGGAATCGCAGGAACTGGCGCAACTGCACCAATCGTTGCTGCGAACGATATTGCCTTGGAAAAGGGCCAGAAGAAGTTGGTTATGACAGCCGCTGCGAACAGTGGTCAAGGAACGTGGTTAACGCGCTTTGGTAGCAACAAATTAGCTGACGATAAAGCGGTCAGTTTGTTTGTCCCTGGTAAAGCAGTTAAGCACGCGGCAACATATTCAACTACTTTGAATTGGAGTTTGGAACAAGTTCCAACGAATACGCCCATCAAGTAGTACAAAAGACAGGGGTAAAGCATGACAAATAAACTGATTACGATTACAAGTGTCGTAGCGGTTTCATTACTTAGTCTTGCAAGTGCGGTGACCGCAGATGCAGATGAGTATCAAACTAGCGGCACAGTTGGATTCATCCCCAGCACTGAGGTGGTACCACCTCAGTGCTGGGGATGAACCCGAGGACGAAGTAACACCGGTTGATCCAACGCGACCAGATGGTAAGCCAGAACCTGGTATGCCGGGTCCGTTGTCAATCGATTTTGCCTCAAGTTTTAACTTTGGTACGCATGCAATCACTAATAAGAATGTTAGTTATGATGCTGAAGCGCAAGAGATTCAAACACGGGGTAAAGATGCCTATGTGCCTGATTATGTGCAGGTGTCTGATTACCGCGGTAATCGTGCAGGTTGGACACTGCAGCTTTCGCAAAATGGCCAATTTAAGACGAATGATGCAAAACACCCTTCAGTTCTTGATGGTGCAGTTATTTCATTAGACGACTCATACGCAGTTGGATTAACGAATGCTATTGCACCAGATACGTATAATACAGCCTTGTCGCCTGATGGCAGCAAGACTGTTGTTATGGAAGCTGAAAAAGGTGAAGGAACAGGGACATGGATGATGCCTTGGGGATACGATGGTGACTTGAAGCCGGACAAAGAAAACGGTGGTATGCTCATCGACCCAAAGGTATGCTTATCAATTCCTGGTACGACGCCCCGTGATGCCGCAACATATACAACGACATTAACGTGGACACATTATTAATGTCCCATTACAACAAAAGTAAGGAACAATCATTATGAAGAAGCAAGTAACTCTTTTTGCAGGTGTAGCTCTTGCTACGTTAGCCGTCACTCAAACGCCAATTCTAGCGGCGCAAATGTCTGATTATAAGTCAACAGGAACTGTTACTTTCCAACCGTCAAAGGATACAACCAACCCGGTTGATCCGACGAATCCAGACCCAGACAAGCCGGTCAAGCCAACGAATCCAGATGGTACTGACCCACAAGCGCCACAAGCTGGCCCTTTGTCGATTGATTTTGCTTCATCAATTGATTTTGGTATTCAAAAAATTACATCAAAGACCGAAACTTACCAAGGTAGTGCGCAACAATACACGACGTTTGATGGTAAGAAGACAACTGGACCTGATTATGTGCAAATGACAGATAATCGCGGATCGTTTACGGGTTGGACGCTGTCAGTTAAGCAAAACGGTCAATTCAAGGGACAAAACAGTAATGCTGTTTTGGATGGTGCTGAAGTCACATTTGGCAACGCAAATCACCTAGGAATGACGACAGCATCAACAAACGCAACGGACATCACGGCGCTAAAGTCATTTACGCTGGATCCGTTGTCTGGTAATGCCATTAACATCATGTCTGGCGCGGCAGCTAAGAATGCTGGTGACACAAACGAAACTGGTGGTACACACTTGATGCGTTTTGGTGACGCAACAGACATTGTTTCAACGGAAGTTAACGCTGATGGCTCAAAGCGTGGTGACACTGATAAGGCTGTCACACTAATGGTGCCAGGTAAGACGGATAAGATGGCAGATAAGTATGCGACAGAATTCGAATGGATCCTAAGCGACATGCCAACTATCGTTAAATAGAGAATATTTTCGCATGATAAATGAGAAGTGGATGGTGAAGGAAAACTTCTCCGTCCATTTTTTATTAAGACAGAATAAACGCCTAAGAAAGAGAAAGAGACATGAATTTAACAAAGAAGATTAAGCGCAGTCTGATTACCGTAGCTAGCCTAATTGCGACGGCTGGCATTGGTGTATTAGTGAGTAGCCAACCAGTATCAGCCAATCAACTAACCTTTTCAGTTATGCCGGTTTTGCCAGATAACCAGGTAGATAAGACTGATGGTTTCTTTAATTTGAAGCTTGGTGCAGGTGAATCAGAAGATTTAACGTTGCGTTATCAAAATAACACGAAGCGTCCAGTGACGGTGACAACTAAAGTAGCGCCAGCTAGCACAAACAACAATGGTGTTGTCGAGTATGGCCTAAACAAGATTAAGGCTGATAAGACCCGTCAATTTAATATGCAAGATTTGGTGAATGTACCGGAAAAAGTTGAGTTAGCGGCCGGTGAGACGAAAGAGGTTCCCGTCCATGTTTCTATGCCAAATCAAGCGTATGCCGGAATTATTGCCGGCGGATTAACGTTCTCGGATGAGACGCAAAATCAGCAAAATATGGATGTTAAGTCTACCGGAATGGCGATTAAAAACATCTATTCATTTCAATTAGGATTGCTGATGCGCCAGTCAAAGGATGCAGCATACAGTGATGATCAAATTCAAAAATCCGGCTTGAAGATGCATGAAGTTAAGCCAACTCAGATTAACTATCGAAATGTTGTCACTGCAAATTTGCAAAATCCATTGAATGTGTACGTTAACCAAATGGCGGTAACGGCCAAAATTTCAAAAGTCGGATCGTCAAAGGTCGTTTACCAATCTAAAAAAGACAATATGCAAATGGCGCCGAACACCAATTTCAATTACCCGATTGCGTTAGGAGCTGGGGAAGCCATGAAGCCGGGAAAGTATAAGCTTGACTTGATGGCGTATGCGGACAAGAACCCAAAGGGACAGTTTACAACGACAGACTTCAATACAAAGGGCGCCGATACGTATACGTATATGTGGCATTTTACAAAGACGTTTGAAATCAAGGCTGACACAGCAAAGCACTTCAACCAAAAGGATGTGACGATTCAACCGTTTAACTGGGAGTTACTAGTCATTGTGCTTGGTTTGCTATTGTTGTTGTTAGCGTTGTTCTTGTGGCTATTTGTCTTTAAGCGTCGCAAGGATGAGGAAGAAGTTGAAATTGAAGAAATTGTGCATGATCAAAATGGACAAGAATTGCCCATTATTCGTACAACCACGATGAAGGAATATAAGCGTCTTGTTAAGAAAGGAAAACAAGTCCAGATTGTAGAGCGTTAGTGAAAAATGGGAAAGCAAAGTTTTCAACACAGTAAAAAAATAAAAACGGTTATTATTGTGATTCTAACATTGGCGGCGGTACTGTTTTCTGTACCGTTTCTGCAGGATTTTTATACCTGCTATGTTAAGTCAACAACATCTGTAAAGTATGTGTCGAAACTGCCAAAGGTTATTCAACCGGCCGAGACAATTCATGCGCCGACGTTACAGACTGTGATGAACATGAATACGCACGCTAGGACAGCCGTCGGACGTGTTGTGATGCCATCGGTAGGACTTGATGATGATATTTATGCTGGATTAACGAACGAAAATTTGTTTTATGGTGCCGTAACACTCTTTCCAAACAGAACGGTACGCAAGCACAACCTGGTGTTGATTGGACACAATATGGGGCACACAAAGGTGCATTTCGGTGTGTTGGAGGGCGCTAAGGTCGGTCAGAAGGCGTACTTGCAATACCTTGGTAAGTACTATCAATATACGGTTTACAAAACATCGACAATTTTAGAGACCGAAATTAATAAAGTGAAAGATACAGTTGATTCGGAATTAAGCTTAGTCACCTGTTCAGCACCAACGCGAACGCCAAAGCGTATTTTGGTGCAGGCAAAACTTGATGGTGAAATTACTAAACCGCGAAGTCAAGTCTATATGCAGCGGTCCCACATGAACATGGCAAAGAATACACAGAAATCAGTAGTCGGATACGACTTCTGGCCACTCTTTGTCATCTGGCTGGTCTACTTGCTTCTTGTTATTTTAGTTATTGTGTTGAAGTGAGTATGGCTAATTCACTTGCTAATTAGTTGTTAACAAGAT harbors:
- a CDS encoding WxL domain-containing protein, which gives rise to MSIKLAAQLDSSPALRWYHLSAGDEPEDEVTPVDPTRPDGKPEPGMPGPLSIDFASSFNFGTHAITNKNVSYDAEAQEIQTRGKDAYVPDYVQVSDYRGNRAGWTLQLSQNGQFKTNDAKHPSVLDGAVISLDDSYAVGLTNAIAPDTYNTALSPDGSKTVVMEAEKGEGTGTWMMPWGYDGDLKPDKENGGMLIDPKVCLSIPGTTPRDAATYTTTLTWTHY
- a CDS encoding class A sortase yields the protein MGKQSFQHSKKIKTVIIVILTLAAVLFSVPFLQDFYTCYVKSTTSVKYVSKLPKVIQPAETIHAPTLQTVMNMNTHARTAVGRVVMPSVGLDDDIYAGLTNENLFYGAVTLFPNRTVRKHNLVLIGHNMGHTKVHFGVLEGAKVGQKAYLQYLGKYYQYTVYKTSTILETEINKVKDTVDSELSLVTCSAPTRTPKRILVQAKLDGEITKPRSQVYMQRSHMNMAKNTQKSVVGYDFWPLFVIWLVYLLLVILVIVLK
- a CDS encoding WxL domain-containing protein; this encodes MSKTVTLFAASAMATLGVTASVYAAPVSTLDSTAQVTFIPNDQPSGPLDPNNQDPTNPVKPVDPNNPNKPDNPNAGPLSLDFASSFNFGKNKITTTDETYYAEAQKFTDSQGNTTTGPNYVQVTDNTGEDKGWVLSVTQQGDLTDNKNSLDGAVITLHDANVKGIAGTGATAPIVAANDIALEKGQKKLVMTAAANSGQGTWLTRFGSNKLADDKAVSLFVPGKAVKHAATYSTTLNWSLEQVPTNTPIK
- a CDS encoding WxL domain-containing protein → MKKQVTLFAGVALATLAVTQTPILAAQMSDYKSTGTVTFQPSKDTTNPVDPTNPDPDKPVKPTNPDGTDPQAPQAGPLSIDFASSIDFGIQKITSKTETYQGSAQQYTTFDGKKTTGPDYVQMTDNRGSFTGWTLSVKQNGQFKGQNSNAVLDGAEVTFGNANHLGMTTASTNATDITALKSFTLDPLSGNAINIMSGAAAKNAGDTNETGGTHLMRFGDATDIVSTEVNADGSKRGDTDKAVTLMVPGKTDKMADKYATEFEWILSDMPTIVK
- a CDS encoding DUF916 and DUF3324 domain-containing protein, giving the protein MNLTKKIKRSLITVASLIATAGIGVLVSSQPVSANQLTFSVMPVLPDNQVDKTDGFFNLKLGAGESEDLTLRYQNNTKRPVTVTTKVAPASTNNNGVVEYGLNKIKADKTRQFNMQDLVNVPEKVELAAGETKEVPVHVSMPNQAYAGIIAGGLTFSDETQNQQNMDVKSTGMAIKNIYSFQLGLLMRQSKDAAYSDDQIQKSGLKMHEVKPTQINYRNVVTANLQNPLNVYVNQMAVTAKISKVGSSKVVYQSKKDNMQMAPNTNFNYPIALGAGEAMKPGKYKLDLMAYADKNPKGQFTTTDFNTKGADTYTYMWHFTKTFEIKADTAKHFNQKDVTIQPFNWELLVIVLGLLLLLLALFLWLFVFKRRKDEEEVEIEEIVHDQNGQELPIIRTTTMKEYKRLVKKGKQVQIVER